The Nitrospira sp. SG-bin1 DNA window TGCTCAAATTTGGGCTGAGATCGAACGATTGGCAAAGGCGAAGGGGAATAACAAGTCGCTTTCTGTGGAGCTGTCAAGTTCGCTTTTTATAGGCGGCCAGGACACAAATGCCGAAAAGGTCTCATTTCTTGGTGGCCCCGACCATAACCTCCTGCTCCATTTCTGGCCCGTTGTGATGGGCGTGTATGTCCCCGAGATTATCGATCGAGATGGGACCTCTAAACTCTCGTCGAGCTATGTCTTAGTGATCCCTGATGTCACAGATCCAATCGGGTTCGTTCAAGACTTTCTGGAAACGCTCGCCCGATTAGGAACTGAGATGACTGGGTACCGACCTAAACAGGCAGTCATCACGCTTCCCCAAGAGGGAGGCTTGGAATATCTACATCATTTGCTGGGCTTGGTGAAAGCAAAGACAGATGTCGCAAACGCAGCAGGCGTAGAAGTCTACCACCTTGAAAAAAGAGGAAATAACGTTCACATGCTGAGCACTGACCGGGTGCCTGTGTCTCGCCGTGTTCTCGAGCAGTACGAAGCCATTCGTGACAAGTATTACTCTGTCCTGTTCAGAAGGAAGCTTATCCTAAACTTGATTCGAGGAGAGCCATGGTACCGGGAGTTTGACCGTGTCTTTGCCAAGGGTTCCAAGGAATGGTTCATCGGCATAAAGGCTCATAGGTTTTCGTCGGATGTTCAGCGACGATTTGAGGTTGAATCGCAGGCAAGGAGGTCCGCATGACAAGCGCTTCGTCGGTCGATCAGGCTCTGTCCCAATGCATTCATGGCTTAGTGAAGGCCTATGTGTACCGAAAATCAAAGGCCAAATCGGGTATCGAGTGGGACGGAGATCGAAACAACGTTCCTGCCAAATATCGAGATGCCCGAGAGAAAGTCTGTCGCGATGCTTTTCTGAGGCTCCGTGCATGCAAGGCTAAAGAGGACTTCGTTTCATACTTCACCGGTACGATCTGCTCGGTCCCGCAGTACTTGCCTGAGGCGGAGTACCAAACAGTAGCAGACGCTATGTTGACTGATGAGCGATGGGAAGAAGTGAAAGCGCTAGCCATGCTCGCATTGTCAGGCTTCTCAAATGTGTGATTGCTGGATTGAAACAAGGAGGATCGCATGAACATCTTTGCAACCGTGCTGACGTACCCGGCTCCTTCGGCGAACTATCGTGGTGAATCAGAAGAGAGTCGAAGCGTGATCCAGAAGGTGACCTATGGACGACACGAATATCCAGTAGTCTCACCCGAAGCCATGCGTAACGCGCTGCGCGAAATTTTAGCCTCATATGGTCTGCCGTGTAATCGGGCACGTCTTAACAACTAAGAACAACTTGCCGTCCGCTTTTTGGACTACCCCTACCCCGAAAAATTTGTAGACGATTTCTTCTTCGGCTACTTGGTGGCGGATCGTGCACAGATCCCTGAAAAGATAGTGAAGGATCGGGAGTTTCAATTTAAGCGAGATTCAATACTTCGAATGAATCTTGCGAAGGCGCTGGAGCCGTACCGTCATGATGCTGTTTTTACACAGTCGCCATTGACAGTGAAGAACGATAAGAGTCCTTGGCAAAATGCTTCAAAGTCGGCTCTCCTTCACCGTGAAACCTCGGTGACAGCCTTTCAATTCCCCTTTGCCATCAACCTGCACGATTGCAATCTGGATGACAATGGGAAACTCGTGGATGGTGTTAAATCACCTGATGGGAAACCCTACAAAACCAAGGGCGAGCAGTACAAAGACTGGCTTCGCTACCTACTCAAGGCCGTTTCAGAACTAAACGGCGTTTCCGGAAATCATGCCCGAAGCTACTTCGAAATGGCACCGGCGAGCATTGTGATTCGTGTGACGGACTCGCTTGTAGCTGGGTATGAGACCTATGGATTCAAACAAGATGGGTCGTTTCCGGAAGTTGTGGATGGGATTCTCCATAACGACTATCCCGGCAACGAGTTTTATGTCGGTGGCCGAATAGTGAAATCGTCGCTAGATAGTTCTGCCCAAGAGCAACTGAAGGCCAAAGGTGTCAACTTATTCCGAATGGCTAACCACGCTCTCAATGCAGTTGCAAGCCGGATTTGTAGCAGAGGATTTCTCCAACTGGAGGCCAATCATGCTGTGCCTGCACGTTAAGGCGCCTTTTGCAGCGTTCCGCACTTTTACAGCGGGGTCGTACCGTCCTACTGCGCCCTTCATCACTCCGAGCGCGGCCTATGGTCTGGTGCTGAACATTGCGGGCATTGAATCACGGCTGGATGATGGACGAGCGCCAATGACCCTGACCAAGCGCGGGCTGCCCAAAGTACAGATTGCACTAGGAGCTATTGCCTTTCCTGAAGTTCAGAGTATCTACCAGCAACTGCACAACTATCCTGTTGGAGCAACAGGGGAAGAACATGCCGAGTCCTGTAAGGGATCAAAGTACAACATTCAGCCTGTCAGAAGAGAATTCTTGTCCGGATTGGACGCTTATATTTGTCTGCGTGGGAATGCCGAGCTTGAAGAACAAGTGAGAGTTGGTTTGAGGGAAGGTGGGCAATGGGCTTCAAATGGCCTCTTCAGATATGGCATCCCATTTCTTGGTGACAACAACTTCATGATCGATGTTCTTAAAGAAGAGAACTCGCTGGGACTAGCTTGCTGGTACAGACGCGTGACGAGAGAGGATGATGATCTGAGCGATCGCCGATGCCGGTTGACTGTCTGGATTGATCGCGCAGATATGGCTCAGACTCAATCGCTTCTCTATGCTCCCCTGAACACCCCCGCATCAGAAATTCCAGAATCGGCTTGGACTGCTCTCGATCCACCCGCACAAGTCGTAGTGTCCAAGAAGGAGAACAAGAGGGGGAATAAGAGATAAATAAAGGCAGTACGTACTTGGTGGCGAAAAATGAGTCACGAATGCGCCTCTGAACCCCTCCTTCGCGTCATGGCGTTGCACGCGCTGACTTACTGCGAACGGCTCTTCTATTTGGAAGAGGTGGAGGAGATCCGCCTGGCTGATGAGGCTGTCTATGCAGGGCGGCGGCTGCATGAGGAACTGGCGGTCGACGAAGGCGAGATTGTGAGCTTGGTGCTTGAAAGTGAGACGCATGGGCTCAAGGGCAAGGTCGATTGTCTGCGACGGCGGGATGGGCGGCTGATTCCCTACGAGCACAAGAGAGGTCATGCGGCGAAAGGCGAGCAAGGCCCAGAGCCGTGGCCCAGTGACAAGATTCAGGTCTCCGCTTATGTATTGCTCGTTGAGGAATATGCGGGTTGTGTGATCGAAGAGGCGCGGATTCGTTACCATGCCGACAATGTGACCGTGCGAGTGGCGGTTGATGACGTGGCGAGAGACCAGGTTCGCAAGGCGGTGGCTCGGGCGAGAGAGTTGAGCAAGTCCGTTGAGCGTCCGCCCGTGACGGATAATGAGCGGTTGTGTGTGCGGTGCTCGCTGGCCCCGGTGTGTTTGCCGGAAGAAGAGCGCCTCGCCGGTAATCCGGAATGGAAACCGATACGGTTGTTCCCGCGTGATTATGAGCGCCAGGCCCTACATGTGACCGAACCTGGTGCGCGGGTGTCGCGGTCGGGCAATACGTTGGTCGTCCAAGCCCCAGAAAGAGAGCGACGGGTGTTCCCAGTTCACGATGTGGGTGAGATCGTGCTTCACGGACATGCGCAAGTGACGACGCAGGTCATCCACCTCTGTGCCCAGCAAGATATCGGGCTCCACTGGATCACCGGCGGGGGGCGCTACATTGCCGGATTGGTGGCAGGCACAAGCCCTGTTCAACGGCGGATTCGCCAGTACGAAGCGTTGCGTGATCCTGGCGTGGCGTTTCGCTTGGCCAAGCGGTTGGCCTTGACCAGAGGGGCGAGCCAGCTGAGGTTCTTGCTTCGGGCCTCGCAAGGAATGGATCGAGCAGCGAAAGGCGTTCAACCTGCGATCAACGGGATTCGTGCCGCCTTGGCGGCGATGAGTCACGCGGAAGGCCTTGATACGCTGCGCGGTCATGAGGGAGAGGCAGGGCGCGCGTACTTTTCTGGCCTGCCGGGGATTCTCCGCACTGACCTCGACTCACGTTTAATGTTTACGGGGAGAACGCGACGTCCGCCCCAAGATTGCTTCAACGCGCTGTTAAGCTTTGGCTATTCGCTGCTGCATCGCGATGTGCTGCAAGCCATCCTTGCAGTGGGACTAGAGCCGGCCTTCGGGTTTTATCATCAGCCCAGGTCCGCCGCGCATCCGCTGGCATTGGATCTTATGGAAGAGTTCCGCGTACCCATGTGGGATATGCCGGTGGTAGCTTCCCTCAATCGGTTGCAATGGGACCCTGATCAAGACTTCACGCGGGCGGGACCGCAGGTGTGGTTGAGCGATGCAGGTCGGAAGAAAGCCATCGAAATCTATGAGCGGCGTAAGGAGGATGAGTGGAAACATCCCGTCACGGGCTATGCCCTGTCGTATGCCCGGCTGATCGAACTGGAAGTCCGGCTTCTGGAGAAAGAGTGGACAGGTCAGCCGGGCCTGTTCGCTCGCTTGCGGTTGAGGTAACGACATGGCTGAGGATCGGAACTGGTATCTCATCTCATACGATATCCGAGAGCCTCGTCGCTGGCGGGGAGTGTTCAAGCTGCTGAAGGGGTACGGCCAACATTTGCAATACTCGATTTTTCGATGCCGGCTGACGAAGCGGCAGATGGAGCGACTTCGTTGGGAACTCGCCTGTTTGCTCGATCCAGTGGACAGCTTAATGGTGGCCTGTCTCTGCCCCGGGTGCTCAGCACGGTTGACGATTCAGGGCGGTATTGAGGACTGGAGTACTGAGGAGCCCACGTTTCAGATCATTTAACGGGCATTCATCCGCAATTCATGCATGTGCGAGTGTGCGCAATTTTAGGGGAGAGAGTTGGCAAAAGATGTGATCGATTCAAGCCTTTTGAGACCATTCGACGTTGGAATGTACATGAAATGTGTGGAGAAGAGATAAATCCGTTAGTTGGAATAAGTGCAGGAGGACAAACTATGCATAGGAATGCCTACAGCGTACTACGTTGTGCAGATGCTCGAAGACATACTTTGCGGCGCCTGGTGCCATGCGGGTTTACATGAATGCGGTGAGTTCATCTGTGATGCCGAAAGGCGTTGAGCACATTGTGTAGGAGGACGAACCGATGCCGACACCGACTGTGAGTTCATCTGTGATGCCGAAAGGCGTTGAGCACCAGGCGAAGGAAGTCGATTCGCTCGGCTATCCCCTGGTGAGTTCATCTGTGATGCCGAAAGGCGTTGAGCACATAAACATACCCTTAGTAATACCCCATGGTTCCTATGTGAGTTCATCTGTGATGCCGAAAGGCGTTGAGCACTGTCCCGCGCGCGCATTTATCAACTGATCGAAGAAGGGTGAGTTCATCTGTGATGCCGAAAGGCGTTGAGCACATGTCTCTCGGAGATCCAACAGATATGCTCATGCGGCGTGAGTTCATCTGTGATGCCGAAAGGCGTTGAGCACTTTACGGCCTTGTGTCTATCGAAATAAAGGGGGTCTGGAAGTCTTTTATGGGCAAGCCCGCGTTTGTTGGTACCGGTGTGTTTCCTTCCGGTGGGGCATTCATGAGGACATCGACCTGTGAGGGCGACCGACGTCGGTGTTTCGGATGTAGACTGCGACCCTTCACTTGTCAGGCGGGGGATGGCCGAGATTGTCCGCAGGATCCCTTTTCGTCG harbors:
- a CDS encoding CRISPR-associated endonuclease Cas2, with the protein product MAEDRNWYLISYDIREPRRWRGVFKLLKGYGQHLQYSIFRCRLTKRQMERLRWELACLLDPVDSLMVACLCPGCSARLTIQGGIEDWSTEEPTFQII
- a CDS encoding type I-MYXAN CRISPR-associated endonuclease Cas4/Cas1, producing MSHECASEPLLRVMALHALTYCERLFYLEEVEEIRLADEAVYAGRRLHEELAVDEGEIVSLVLESETHGLKGKVDCLRRRDGRLIPYEHKRGHAAKGEQGPEPWPSDKIQVSAYVLLVEEYAGCVIEEARIRYHADNVTVRVAVDDVARDQVRKAVARARELSKSVERPPVTDNERLCVRCSLAPVCLPEEERLAGNPEWKPIRLFPRDYERQALHVTEPGARVSRSGNTLVVQAPERERRVFPVHDVGEIVLHGHAQVTTQVIHLCAQQDIGLHWITGGGRYIAGLVAGTSPVQRRIRQYEALRDPGVAFRLAKRLALTRGASQLRFLLRASQGMDRAAKGVQPAINGIRAALAAMSHAEGLDTLRGHEGEAGRAYFSGLPGILRTDLDSRLMFTGRTRRPPQDCFNALLSFGYSLLHRDVLQAILAVGLEPAFGFYHQPRSAAHPLALDLMEEFRVPMWDMPVVASLNRLQWDPDQDFTRAGPQVWLSDAGRKKAIEIYERRKEDEWKHPVTGYALSYARLIELEVRLLEKEWTGQPGLFARLRLR